The genomic DNA tgtatacaatatatataaacagtacGAATGGAACTCTTGTGTTACAGTTTGTGAGGTAGGTTATAGACTCCTGTCAGCAGTTTAGGAGTCTAAATATTCTCTGTATATCTCTGGTTCAAATATAAGTGTAAGGTGTTGTAACGCTGGGTCTCCACTGCTGTCTTCATTGATCAGACTTCCTGAGGAAGGTGTACAGCCTCCTGAGCTTGCAGATCATTCTGACCACGGCCACCTCCGCTCTGTTCATGTTTTCTCAAACCATCAAGGATTTCGTGCACGCCAGGTGAGGGAGTATTTTGTCTAACCGAGATGCAAAGGACTGATTTTCTTTAACTCTGTGGACCTGTCACTCTGTGTCCATAACAGCAGTTGTTATCTGACTCTGGTGTGATTCCTTCCTCAGTCCTGCCGTGGTTTTGGTTTCGGCCCTGGGCTCTCTGGTTCTCCTGCTGGCCCTGGCCGTGTACAGGCACAAACATCCAGTCAACCTCTACCTGCTGCTTGTATTTGTaagccttttcttttttggttttCCAGTATTCTGAATATTGATCTGAGTACAGACACTGGTTATTAAATAACTGgttatttaataaaaactcTTAGTTTGCTTCCAGACTATAAGTGCCATTAATTGTGTGTTGTTCGCAGACCCTGCTGGAGGCGGTTTCTGTGGCCACAGCCGGTAAGTACTtttttcaggtattttgttAGTTTCCATCCTCTGAGCCTGTTGGCAGACCATCCTAACTGCAGTTTCCTCTCCATAGTGACCTTCTATGAATACTCCACTGTTCTGCAAGCCTTGTTCCTGACCTGTGCTGTGTTTGCTGGACTGACAGTCTACACCTTCCAGTCCAAGAGAGACTTCAGCAAAATGGGAGTTGGGTGCGTGCGTCATGGCTCCTTTTACAAGTGGttgcacagtgtttttttttcttatatcaATGTTCCTCTAGTGGGTGAACATCCTCAGACTAACACTATCCTGTCTGTTCTGACCTTACAGCCTGTTTGCCTGCCTGTGGATCCTCCTCATTGCAGGCTTCATGAAGGTGAGTGGAAGTTCCTGACATGATTATGTCTGTTTCAcatgacagaaataaaaggGGAGAAATAGAGTGAAAGACAGGAAGAGGTAAAGATGTGCATGTTCATCACTGAGGCCGATGAGATGCACATCTCAGtacattttcaacaattttcaaactaaaactatcTCTGTCCACTCAAGCATTTTGactctgtatcagttttaatccctgccCATACGAACATGCTTCAAGACGCATATCActtgactgcacacaca from Paralichthys olivaceus isolate ysfri-2021 chromosome 23, ASM2471397v2, whole genome shotgun sequence includes the following:
- the tmbim4 gene encoding protein lifeguard 4: MSTEKYPRSSIEDDFNYGTNVATASVQIRMDFLRKVYSLLSLQIILTTATSALFMFSQTIKDFVHASPAVVLVSALGSLVLLLALAVYRHKHPVNLYLLLVFTLLEAVSVATAVTFYEYSTVLQALFLTCAVFAGLTVYTFQSKRDFSKMGVGLFACLWILLIAGFMKFFFNSDSTELVMSGAGALVFCGFIIYDTFLLMKQLSPEEHILASINLYLDIVNLFLHILRLLDSMKKH